A single genomic interval of Sesamum indicum cultivar Zhongzhi No. 13 unplaced genomic scaffold, S_indicum_v1.0 scaffold00109, whole genome shotgun sequence harbors:
- the LOC105178933 gene encoding mucin-1-like — MALHYNLRLLFASCTLFISFRLAESQFSPNSSPNLQPEPSPGSAPIPSRLRMPFRGISHVLTPTPAPGPADVPSPGPVQPPLQGPAFAPSPSTLLGPAPEPISSPGPAPVPTPSPAAGPRASYPPSISEPPSNSISPIAAPPTDSDGPFDVESPTTLAPSTEVDPRVKEICDSTHYSSLCLATVVPHLNGKTDVSSVLELAIMAGAKLTKHALLVAKNVTEEPGINPELLQTLKECTRSYEIAVNNYQNAVYAFPRRDKGTMNSMLSAVIIDIGDCEDAVSAHAVESPLSSIGGRLTHMTSNCLAIVSLLD; from the coding sequence ATGGCACTCCATTACAATCTCAGGCTGCTCTTCGCCTCCTGCACTCTTTTCATCTCCTTCCGCTTGGCAGAATCCCAATTTTCCCCCAACTCTTCCCCCAACCTGCAGCCTGAGCCCTCCCCAGGATCGGCACCCATCCCCTCACGATTGCGAATGCCATTCAGAGGGATCTCACACGTGCTAACTCCAACACCAGCCCCCGGACCAGCTGACGTGCCATCACCAGGGCCCGTGCAACCGCCATTACAGGGACCTGCCTTTGCGCCATCACCATCGACATTGCTGGGACCAGCACCTGAGCCGATATCATCCCCCGGACCAGCACCAGTTCCAACACCATCTCCTGCAGCAGGCCCTCGTGCATCATACCCTCCATCAATCTCAGAACCACCATCTAACTCCATCTCGCCCATTGCAGCACCACCAACAGACTCCGATGGACCCTTCGATGTTGAGTCACCAACGACTCTTGCCCCATCAACTGAAGTTGATCCAAGAGTGAAGGAAATCTGTGACTCAACCCATTATTCCTCCCTTTGCCTAGCCACAGTTGTTCCCCACCTCAACGGCAAAACTGACGTTTCATCTGTCCTCGAGTTAGCCATCATGGCTGGTGCTAAACTCACAAAGCATGCCCTGTTGGTGGCCAAGAACGTTACTGAAGAACCAGGAATTAATCCGGAGCTCTTACAAACCCTCAAGGAATGCACCCGCAGTTACGAGATAGCAGTGAACAATTACCAGAACGCGGTTTATGCTTTTCCTAGAAGGGATAAAGGCACCATGAACAGCATGCTCAGTGCTGTCATAATAGATATTGGAGATTGCGAGGATGCAGTCTCAGCGCATGCAGTCGAGTCCCCGTTGTCTAGTATTGGTGGTAGGTTGACACACATGACAAGCAATTGTCTTGCTATTGTTTCCCTCTTGGATTGA
- the LOC105178893 gene encoding universal stress protein PHOS32, with amino-acid sequence MGGCRRVGVAVDFSPCSKKALQWAVDNLVRKGDHLILVSVRPEGYYETGEMQLWETTGSPLIPLSDFSNRDNMKKYQVSPDPETLDIVSTASNQKEIVVLMKIFWGDAREKLCESIDSIPLDCLVIGNRGLGKIKRALMGSVSNFVVNNASCPVTVVKSHD; translated from the exons atgggaGGTTGCAGGAGAGTAGGCGTGGCAGTTGATTTCTCACCATGCAGCAAAAAAGCTCTGCAATGGGCTGTGGACAACCTGGTCCGAAAAGGGGATCACCTGATTCTCGTCAGCGTGCGCCCGGAAGGCTATTATGAGACTGGCGAGATGCAGCTATGGGAGACCACCGGTTCTC CTTTGATTCCTCTGAGCGATTTCTCAAACCGTGATAACATGAAGAAATATCAAGTCAGCCCTGATCCTGAAACACTGGATATAGTCTCAACTGCATCGAATCAGAAAGAG ATCGTTGTGCTCATGAAAATCTTCTGGGGAGATGCTCGAGAGAAGTTATGTGAATCAATCGACAGCATTCCCCTGGACTGCCTAGTTATTGGGAATAGAGGTCTTGGCAAAATCAAAAG GGCTCTCATGGGCAGTGTTAGCAACTTTGTGGTGAACAACGCTTCTTGCCCGGTTACTGTAGTGAAGAGCCACGACTAG
- the LOC105178891 gene encoding aldehyde dehydrogenase 22A1, translating into MAFWFLLVVVAFAFAICKLLFMFIPSNVPSIDVDTSDVLDDLNQTKENSFIYIPSRRQTDKVQCYEPATMKYLGYFPALKPDEVKERVAQARKAQKVWAKSSFKQRRQFLRILLKYIIEHQDLICEVSSRDTGKTMVDASLGEIMTTCEKITWLLSEGEKWLKPEYRSCGRSMLHKTAKVEFHPLGVIGAIVSWNYPFHNIFNPMLAAVFSGNSIVIKVSEHASWSGCFYFRIIQAALSAVGAPENLVEVITGFAETGEALVSSVDKIIFVGSPGVGKIIMRNAADTLIPVTLELGGKDAFIVCEDVDVPHVAQVAVRGGLQSSGQNCAGAERFYVHKDIYSSFVAEVVKIVKSVTAGPPLVGKYDMGAICMQEHSEKLQSLVNDALDKGAEIVGRGSVGNIGEGAVDQYFPPTVIVKVNHTMKLMQEEAFGPIMPIMEFSTDEEAIKLANDSRYGLGCAVFSGSQKRAREIASQLHCGIAAINDFASNYMCQSLPFGGVKDSGFGRFAGVEGLRACCLVKSVVEDRWWPLIKTKLPKPIQYPISENAFEFQQSLVEALYGLNVTDRLRALVDVLKTLSEPNTTKNSKRTD; encoded by the exons ATGGCGTTTTGGTTCCTGCTGGTGGTTGTCGCATTCGCGTTCGCGATCTGCAAATTACTCTTTATGTTCATTCCATCTAATGTGCCTTCGATCGACGTTGACACCTCCGATG TGTTGGATGATCTGAATCAGACTAAGGAAAACAGCTTCATCTAT ATACCTTCCAGAAGACAAACAGATAAAGTCCAATGCTATGAGCCTGCAACAATGAAATACTTGGGCTACTTCCCTGCACTGAAACCAGATGAA GTAAAGGAGCGTGTGGCACAGGCAAGGAAGGCTCAAAAGGTATGGGCAAAAAGTAGCTTCAAGCAAAGGCGCCAGTTTCTAAGAATACTTCTGAAGTACATCATTGAGCACCAGGATCTTATATGCGA GGTTTCTTCACGTGATACCGGGAAGACCATGGTTGATGCATCTTTAGGAGAAATTATGACAACCTGTGAGAAAATCACTTGGCTTCTCTCAGAAGGTGAAAAGTGGCTAAAACCTGAGTACAG ATCATGTGGAAGATCAATGCTTCACAAGACAGCTAAAGTGGAATTTCATCCCCTTGGCGTTATTGGAGCCATTGTTTCATGGAACTATCCATTTCACaacatatttaatccaatGTTAGCAGCAGTCTTTTCAGGGAATAGCATTGTGATTAAG GTTTCAGAACATGCAAGTTGGTCAGGATGTTTCTATTTTCGCATAATCCAAGCTGCCCTTTCTGCTGTAGGAGCTCCagaaaatttggttgaagtTATAACAGG GTTTGCAGAGACTGGAGAGGCCCTAGTGTCTTCAGTTGACAAAATTATCTTTGTTGGATCACCGGGTGTTGGTAAAATT ATAATGAGGAATGCTGCAGACACATTAATACCAGTTACTCTTGAGCTTGGCGGAAAAGATGCCTTTATTGTCTGTGAAGATGTTGATGTGCCGCAT GTTGCTCAAGTTGCTGTAAGGGGTGGTCTGCAGTCAAGTGGGCAGAATTGTGCTGGAGCTGAGAGGTTTTATGTTCACAAAGACATTTATTCCTCATTTGTTGCTGAAGTTGTCAAAATTGTGAAATCTGTTACTGCT GGCCCTCCACTTGTTGGAAAATACGACATGGGAGCTATATGCATGCAAGAGCATTCTGAAAAGCTTCAGAGTCTGGTAAATGATGCCCTTGACAAAGGAGCTGAAATTGTTGGTCGAGGAAGTGTTGGGAATATTGGTGAAGGGGCTGTTGATCAGTACTTCCCTCCGACAGTTATTGTAAAAGTCAACCATACCATGAAGTTGATGCAAGAGGAG GCTTTTGGACCAATTATGCCAATAATGGAATTTAGTACCGACGAAGAGGCAATCAAACTTGCAAATGACTCGAGGTATGGTCTTGGATGTGCTGTGTTCTCAGGCAGCCAGAAGCGAGCAAGAGAAATAGCATCTCAATTACACTGCGGGATTGCTGCAATAAATGATTTTGCATCAAACTACATGTGTCAG TCCCTTCCATTTGGTGGTGTAAAAGATAGTGGATTTGGAAGATTTGCTGGTGTAGAAGGGTTAAGAGCCTGCTGTCTTGTTAAATCCGTAGTGGAGGACAGATGGTGGCCACTCATCAAAACTAAGTTACCAAAACCTATTCAG TATCCCATATCGGAGAATGCGTTTGAGTTTCAGCAATCACTGGTGGAAGCACTGTATGGTTTAAATGTCACCGACCGTCTAAGGGCACTGGTGGATGTTCTGAAAACCCTGTCTGAACCCAACACCACTAAGAACAGTAAGAGAACAGACTAA